The Engraulis encrasicolus isolate BLACKSEA-1 chromosome 22, IST_EnEncr_1.0, whole genome shotgun sequence genome includes a region encoding these proteins:
- the LOC134438548 gene encoding uncharacterized protein K02A2.6-like yields MAAARLQRWALFLSAHTYSIEYKGTQHHGNADGLSRLPLQVAPPVKTKEAVDMFQMAQVDPLPVTSEEIARETGRDPVLSKVYELTLKGWPRHGDSSLPGYSSRREQLTVHQGCILWGARVVIPPKLRQRVLSVIHEGHLGVVKMKGLARSFVWWPGIDEKLEELAKTCYGCQQTQKSPPTAPLHVWEWPTKPWQRVHIDYAGPFLDHMYLVVVDAHSKWPEVFCTKTATSAKTVELLRALFARTGLPHQIVSDNGTPFTAEEFQRFVRKNGIQHTTIVPYHPASNGQAERFIQTFKHSIKAMDKDTASLRQKIANFLLAYRNSTHAVTGQTPAMLFLGRPLRSRLDLLKPSLQQHVQKKQSESALRSQTRSLRTFQVGQQVIAKDYRNKGQKWQTGTIVSQTGPLTYQVKVGQDLVWRRHVDQLLDASGSTSVDANDTPFHGDFEFSDEAQDTGGPEDDAGGSAPASPVPQRPAVNPVPQRPAVNPVPQSPIANTSPVRRYPERIRRPPERFQD; encoded by the coding sequence ATGGCCGCTGCACGACTGCAACGGTGGGCTTTGTTCCTGAGTGCTCACACCTACAGCATTGAGTACAAGGGCACACAACATCATGGGAACGCTGACGGGCTGTCCCGTTTGCCACTACAAGTCGCACCGCCAGTAAAGACCAAGGAAGCTGTGGATATGTTCCAGATGGCACAAGTGGATCCTCTACCAGTCACAAGTGAGGAGATCGCACGAGAGACAGGCCGCGACCCTGTCTTGTCCAAAGTCTACGAGTTGACGCTGAAAGGCTGGCCACGCCACGGTGACTCATCCTTACCGGGCTATTCAAGTCGACGAGAACAGCTCACAGTGCATCAAGGATGCATTTTGTGGGGGGCGAGGGTAGTCATACCACCGAAGCTGCGCCAGAGGGTTCTCTCTGTGATACATGAGGGACACTTAGGCGTGGTGAAAATGAAAGGCCTTGCAAGGAGCTTTGTATGGTGGCCTGGAATCGATGAAAAGCTTGAAGAACTAGCCAAGACATGCTATGGGTGTCAACAGACCCAAAAGTCTCCACCAACAGCCCCACTGCATGTGTGGGAATGGCCTACAAAACCATGGCAACGTGTGCACATTGACTACGCAGGACCTTTCCTTGACCACATGTACCTAGTCGTTGTTGATGCGCACTCAAAGTGGCCTGAGGTTTTCTGCACAAAGACCGCAACCTCTGCAAAGACAGTTGAACTCTTACGGGCCCTGTTCGCACGCACAGGCCTTCCGCATCAGATCGTGAGTGACAACGGAACACCTTTCACCGCCGAAGAGTTTCAGCGCTTTGTTAGAAAGAACGGCATACAACACACCACCATTGTGCCGTACCATCCAGCTTCTAACGGCCAAGCTGAACGTTTCATTCAAACTTTCAAACATTCAATAAAGGCCATGGATAAAGACACAGCATCGCTGCGGCAGAAGATTGCAAACTTTCTGCTGGCCTATCGCAACAGCACCCATGCTGTAACAGGACAGACCCCCGCTATGCTCTTCCTAGGGCGTCCCCTGCGATCACGCTTAGACTTACTGAAACCCAGTCTACAGCAACATGTACAGAAGAAACAGTCTGAATCTGCTCTCCGATCCCAGACACGCTCATTGCGTACATTCCAAGTGGGACAACAGGTGATAGCCAAAGACTACCGCAATAAAGGACAAAAGTGGCAGACTGGCACCATCGTTTCACAAACAGGACCGTTGACCTACCAAGTGAAAGTCGGGCAGGACCTAGTGTGGCGTAGACACGTGGATCAGCTGTTGGATGCATCTGGATCGACAAGCGTAGATGCCAACGATACGCCATTCCATGGTGACTTCGAGTTCAGTGACGAAGCCCAAGACACCGGCGGCCCTGAAGATGATGCAGGTGGCTCTGCACCAGCGTCACCTGTTCCGCAACGTCCTGCTGTGAACCCTGTTCCTCAACGTCCTGCTGTGAACCCTGTTCCGCAAAGTCCTATTGCGAACACTTCACCAGTGAGGCGTTACCCCGAAAGGATTAGGAGACCTCCCGAGAGATTCCAGGACTGA
- the LOC134438679 gene encoding uncharacterized protein K02A2.6-like, giving the protein MELDTGSALSVISKKDYQAHFSHLKLQSTDVMLKTYTGERIAPMGVVKVKVHYSDQRHVLSLYVVERGGAPLFGREWLREIQLDWQSIKEMQATVTKKQSTGSTTEKLNKILTNAGEVFQDGIGTLKHLKAQIVLEDDAVPKFHKARQVPYALRPKVENELQRLENEGILSKVDWSEWATPIVPVVKGNGSVRLCGDFKVTVNPVLKAEQYPLPRIDDIFAALGQGKRFSKIDLAQAYLQMEMEESSKKYLTINTSKGLYQYNRLVFGIASAPAIWQKAMEQVLQGIPNTQCYLDDIVITGENDDAHLENLEKVLKRLDEFGLRANKCYTP; this is encoded by the exons ATGGAGTTAGATACTGGATCTGCATTGTCAGTCATCTCCAAAAAGGATTACCAGGCACACTTCTCACATCTAAAATTACAGTCTACTGATGTAATGCTCAAAACTTACACAGGGGAGCGCATAGCCCCAATGGGCGTGGTCAAGGTGAAGGTACACTACAGCGATCAACGCCATGTGCTGTCCCTGTATGTTGTTGAGAGAGGAGGTGCGCCCCTGTTTGGCCGTGAATGGCTTCGTGAGATACAATTGGATTGGCAGTCAATTAAAGAAATGCAAGCAACAGTGACCAAAAAGCAGAGCACCGGCTCTACAACTGAAAAATTGAATAAAATACTTACCAATGCAGGAGAAGTTTTTCAAGATGGCATAGGCACACTTAAACACCTGAAAGCCCAGATTGTGCTGGAAGATGACGCTGTTCCCAAATTCCACAAGGCGCGCCAGGTTCCATACGCTCTCCGCCCCAAAGTGGAAAATGAACTCCAAAGGCTGGAAAATGAGGGCATCTTATCGAAAGTGGACTGGTCTGAATGGGCAACGCCAATAGTGCCAGTGGTAAAGGGAAATGGCTCAGTTCGCCTCTGCGGAGATTTCAAGGTCACAGTCAATCCGGTCCTGAAGGCGGAACAGTACCCTCTACCGCGTATTGATGACATCTTTGCAGCGCTGGGCCAAGGTAAGCGATTCTCCAAGATTGACCTAGCACAAGCGTACttacagatggagatggaggagtcgTCTAAAAAGTACTTGACCATCAATACCTCCAAAGGTCTCTATCAGTACAACCGCCTGGTCTTCGGCATCGCTTCAGCACCGGCAATCTGGCAGAAAGCAATGGAGCAAGTCCTACAGGGCATACCGAATACACAGTGCTATTTGGATGACATAGTCATTACAGGAGAAAATGACGACGCACACCTTGAAAATCTGGAAAAAGTGCTCAAAAGATTGGATGAATTTGGATTACGGGCCAACAAA TGCTACACCCCTTGA